Within Cucumis melo cultivar AY chromosome 4, USDA_Cmelo_AY_1.0, whole genome shotgun sequence, the genomic segment CTTTAACTCATGCTACGATATTGATGATGTACAAAACTAGACAATAGTGTTATTATATGAAGACAAAACATCAAATGATGACATCAATGTTcaacaaaattcttcaaaagacaacttggcAGACTTATTTAAAAAGACATTACCAACAccaacatttgaaaagcttaaGCATAACATTGAAATGTGACAACTCGAAGAATTCAAGTGATGTACTCATGAGGGAAAGTAAAAATACTGCAATTTTTCCTTGATTATGGTTTTTCCCATTGGGTCTTCCTAGTAATGTTTTTAATGAGGCAATTCTTAAAGTATataaaatgatgtactctttttccttcactaggattttttccTATCGGGTTTTTTCCTAGTAAAGTTTTAACGAgccatttattttatataatatggacatATAAAGGGGCAGTATTATGAATATTctaaattaaagttaaatattattagatgtaCATAAACTTcttaggttacaaattcatccatTAACCTCCTCATTAATCTTCATAACTTTTTGGTCCCTTATGTTTGtttttgtaaccattattctcacacccctataaatagaggttgtagaGTTCATTTgtagacacaccacaattgagttcaattgttttctattcttatctcttttctattcttctctttggttactttattgttttttattttataacattttCATCTATTTAGCTAAAGTGAATAAtaagatttaatttaattctaagcttattaaaaattatttcttttaaaaaaaacactCTGCCCTTTGCTTAAGGATCCAAACGTCAAATACACTCTTTGCTTCTCAATCTTcttaattcaaaataaattaacataAATAGAAGGATTTGAAAAATACTACAAATCTAATCATTTCAAGTGTCAAATTTAGTCTTAGTTTCTGGTTtgttcaatgtttatttttacaacATTTTAGTATCCATTAgcatttttaataaaattttgataacatattcagaatatatatatagttgttcATACGAGATTTCCAGATAAAAATTTGGTTCgtagagttgaacttgtgttgatttgatgcgatgttgttcgatctctagattttgatcctctgattctctatCGGTTGGATGCTTATGCTTAATTTAAGGAAGCGATTGAACATGTGATGTTATGGAAcatgtgatgttcttgaagttggagtctagAAAACCCATGTAGTTTTGGAAGAAAACTTGTACTTCAAGGGCGGTTGACTTCAAGAGTTCTTTGAGGACGGTTGACTTCAAGAGTTGGAAAGTCTTCcaaccccacaaatgaagagaaatcATGAGTTCTCTTGggacttttatggacttgagttTTGTTGGTCCATGTACCAGATCAATCATATGAATTTGGATCTTATTATTTTTTgggtcaattgaattttaggCCCAAGTATATAATTTGAGACACATGTACATTTTTAGAATTGGCCAAGACATGTGACATTATTAGAATTGGTCAAtttctctttaaatttaatttgagacaCATGTATATATTTAGTTAATCGCAAATGCGATTATTTCAGTAAATgaggttccaaaatttcttattcaacaaaagtattcttattatttagtatatttcgataaaaaaaaatattttcaaatataacaaaacaaataaaaataaaattaaatatagaaaaatttatgaaattttttcgaGTCCATAtcaatgtttttattttattttgtaaatagtatGAATTTATAGTTGCTATCAagaactttttttaaaaagtatttttgaaatactaaaatttatttaaaagtatAGATACATAAAGGGACATTCAACAACAATtaactaaaatttaataaatctggaaatataaaaactaaagcCGCTTCTTGTGATTACTCGTCACACTAtggacaaaagaaaaatataattaagaaaaaaactttTGTACTAATTAAGCCTTAATTACCCATTTTGTCTTTATTCTCTcatcatttttgttttgttttttttaaagctAAAATCAATATCTTGTTATGGTAATTAATATCTCCTGATTTATGCTCCAACTATCTCGGTTCGGCCCGACCCGGACTAACCTAATTTGTTAAaagaagataataataataataataataataataataaaattgaaagacttaataaaccaaaacaaaaagataattaaaaagAGGAAAATCCAAAACAAGAAAGGAGCAAAATAAGTGGAATAACCACACCTATATTTGGCAACATGTATACTAAATGCAGCAACCATTAAATTACCATATAAAGAATTCAAGTAAAAATAATGGAGAAACGACTTGTCGTGTCTGTGATAACAAAGAAGGACTGAGAAGACTGATGATGAATGATGATGAAGAACAGAAGAGACGAGGGaagatttcatttgaaacaaaaaaatggaaaaataggaatttgagagagagaaagagaagtaAGTGGGTCCCCTTCAAAAGAGACCTATAAACACCGAAAACACTCTAAATGTGGCAAAAGGAGTCATGCATAACTCTATATAGTATACAGAGCCATGCAAGGTTGCCGTTTCCAGCCCCTTCTGCCATTTGGGGTAAAACGCTCTTTCACGCTCCTTTATCTTCTCTTCTCTAAATTTGGTAATCTCTTACCCTCTTTCCCAAGTTTATCACAGGCCCCAAAATGGGCAAATATTGAACCTGGAAAAAGGGGAAAGGAAGGAAGGGGCAAAAAGAGGCAAGAAGGGTTGCGGGCTACAAAAACAAAGGGAATACCAGAAGGGTTTTTCGTTTTATTTGGGGATTTTTGAGGATTTCGATTGAAACATTTCAATTTTTGGGGGTTTTGATCAACTGGGTGTTTGTGATTTTGGGGTGTTTTGAAATGGGTCGAGGGAAGATTGAAATCAAAAGGATTGAGAATGCTAATAGCAGACAAGTTACATTCTCGAAGAGACGAGCTGGGTTGCTTAAGAAGGCTCAAGAACTTGCTATTCTTTGTGATGCTGAAGTTGCTGTTATTATCTTCTCTAATACTGGCAAGCTTTTCGAGTTTTCTAGTTCTGGGTTTGTGTTTTCTATACACTCTTTGATTCTCGATTCTTGTTTTTCCCCCTCTCTTGCATGTTAGTTGGTACTCTATTTTCTAGAGGATATTGTTGGGTTTTCATCAGATATTGGAGAAATTGAGCTGAATCTCGTGGGGGTGGTGGTTTGGTGTTTTTGTTTGTACATTGCATGTTTCATTTCTTGTTTCGAGGCTGTCATTTTGTTTGCTGAATAGAATGTTTCATTCTTGCTCATCTTCATTgcatatttttttcctttttattaatGTTTTAGATAGTTTATGGTTTTAAAGAGAAGCTTTTTTAGACGTCTCTGTTACTTACTTGACTGTATTTAACTTCTTCATTCTATTCTCATTCTTCTCCATGGACACAATACTGTTTTGAATCATTACTCCATGTTAATTCCACATTGTAAGTTTAAGTTTAGTGCTGGTGAAACATTTTCATTGATTTTACTGTATATGTCTTAAGCTTTCTAATTACTGAGCATGCTATGTCCCTCTTTCTTAAAATGTCTTACCACGTCTGTGGAACTTGGAAGGCTTATCCGAAGGATTTATGATTTTTCAACATGTTTTTTGAGGAAGGACCAAAATATAGTTTTTCTTGATATACTCTGAATCGACTTAGACTTAATGTGGTAATTCACGGCAAGTTTTATAATCCAATTGACTTGCTCGATTTCTTTTGGTGCCCAACTCTgtttttttcattatttcatAACTGCCATTACTTGTAAGGAGATTTGAGGTTTGGCCATGTAGTTTGGATCTGGCATTAGCAATGGAGGAGGAAAATTATGAATGAAATCTATATTTCTTTTATGTGGTTTGAAGTTGGGTTTTGTTTCTGTCTTTGTTATCCACTACTTCATGAATCATGAATCAAACAGAGAATATTTTGCAACACATTTATCAACAGATCTAGTGGATCAAAATATATGTCTTTGCCATCTTGTCACTGTTACATTACATGCACCAAAGTTGTATGGACATtcattcaaaaataaaaaaatcgaGGTCAAAATTTCTTAAAATATATACATGTACATGGATTTCCGAATTGCTCTCTTGTTGTCACAAATGAAGCCTAACCCAATCTATTTTATCCTTCCTTGGACAGCATGAAACACACTCTTGCAAGATACAACAAATGTGTAGAATCTTCAGATGCTACAGTAGACGTGCACAAGGTTGAGGTACTGATTGTTCCATATTAGGTTAAGTTACAAATGAACTTTCATGGCCTATGTTTAACAGGTCTCTAAACATTTAAAAAGTACCGAATAGGTcattaaactttcaattttacaTTTCATAGATTTTTGAACTGTAGGTCcttgaactttcaattttgaATGCAATAAGtccttttttaaaatgtatgaATTTATTagtctttttttaaaatgtatgaAATTAAATGTTGAATCATATATTTagtttaacttttaattttgtttactATAGGTATGCCCATTTAAAAAAACTCATTCAAATAGTTAAGTAACCTATTAgacataaaattgaaagttcaaaaacttattagatataaAATCGTAAGTTGCAAGACTTATTAGACACCTTTTAAGTTGAGGGACTTGTCTaacacaaattttaaaatgtagaaACTAAACTTGCAAGTTTAACATTTAACATTTATGTCATTTAGATTAGGTTGATACCTCAAAACTATTATATTTTTCATCACATTTTAGAAAACAGGGTTGATGAGGAGTACGGAAATATTTCTACTTGACACTATTGTTACGGGTTATAACTGCTTGGTTGTTTGTTTAATTGAATGTTCTTGGACGGAACATTGCATTATTCTTCTAACGGTATCTTCCTCCCCAGAAGCGAGAGCATGATGAGGTAGACATTCTACGAGAGGAAATAACAACTCTGCAAATGAAACAATTGTATGCCATCCTACTTGGCGCATGATCCTTAAAGTGAAGTTGCATCTTTTATATgtactttatcattttttttcctgtGCAGACAGCTATTGGGAAAGGATCTCACTGGCTTAGGCTTCAAAGAGTTGCAAAACCTGGAGCAACAGCTAAATGAAGGGCTACTACTGGTCAAAGAGAAGAAGGTTCGAGTTTGACCACCCCTTTACCTTTATCTTCCTAAAGTATAAAAGTGATTTTCTGTAACATGGAACTTCAAAAGAATAATTGTACTTTCAAACCTTGATGAACCTTTTATTTCTTTAGGAACAGTTACTGATGGAGCAACTAGAGCAATCAAGGGTACAGGTGACTTGATATATTTTGTGTCTATCTGTATAATACATGCTTTCAAATTCTGATACTTAAATGGGTTTTAATCCTTTAAAAAATGAAACCTCAGAGAGAGAATTCTGATGAATAACATGCTAAACCATAGTGGTAAGTGATGTTTTCGTATTTAGTTTGTTGTTATGATCCATAACAATAGCTTAGAACATGATAATTCACGTTTTGATGGTCAAATAACTCAAGTGGTTATCATTATTAGTGCTTTTGATGACAATGACGGGTGCTCTCCCTGCCCTGCCTCCACTATGCAAATAATAATGAATTCAAAACCTAACTACTTTACTTTGATATCTATACGTGTAGAAGTTTTGCTTTGGTAAAATTTGCCCTTTGTTAATAGACTCAGCTACCTGACTTATAACCCAAGTCATGTGTGACCTATAACCCAAGTTCACATGGCGCAAGCAAAATTTCTACTAAATGCACAATGATAATTCAAAGAATAGAACCAAAATGGATTTTTATATAAAGTTGACCATCTAAAACAGAACCTTTGAAACCCTACTTAAACCTAATAACGATCATGGTGAGAACACAAAACTGCAATCAGACAGTAGTTATGAGAAGAAAATTGTAGATCATTCGCAAGTAATGGTATGGTCAGGCTATTTCATCCATGCTAGCTAGAAATCTCAAGGAAATAGAGAATGAGATGACTCATGTTCACATTTTTGTTTCAGGAACAACGAGCAATGCTTGAGAACGAAACACTGCGGAGACAGGCAAGGAGATGTGTTGATCTAACCTAAGAatctttatatatttactaAGACACAAGTTTTTTATGATTTTACCTCACCATGATTGTAGGTCAATGAGCTTCGGTGTCTGTTTCCGCCGGTTGATTGTCCCCTTCCAGCCTATCTTGAATACTGCTCCCTAGAGCAGAAGAACATTGGCATTAGAAGCCCTGATATGGCTTGCAACTCTGAAATTGAAAGAGGAGATTCAGACACCACCTTGCACTTGGGGTAATGTCTTGCTTTTTAACTGAGTAATGAATTTGTTTCCTGCATTTAATTCTTCTCTAGTTCAATATTATGACATAGTGAGAAAATGGTTTGTTCTTCTCAACAATTCCCTGTCTTCTCTGCTAGTGAAAAGATAACATGAAAATTGGCATCAACTTTGCTCTTGCAATCTTCTTTCCATTGTAGAATTGGTTATGTTTCTAAATTCATCCTCCCTGTTGCCCAGGCTGCCAT encodes:
- the LOC103500336 gene encoding agamous-like MADS-box protein AGL15 isoform X1, which produces MGRGKIEIKRIENANSRQVTFSKRRAGLLKKAQELAILCDAEVAVIIFSNTGKLFEFSSSGMKHTLARYNKCVESSDATVDVHKVEKREHDEVDILREEITTLQMKQLQLLGKDLTGLGFKELQNLEQQLNEGLLLVKEKKEQLLMEQLEQSRVQEQRAMLENETLRRQVNELRCLFPPVDCPLPAYLEYCSLEQKNIGIRSPDMACNSEIERGDSDTTLHLGLPSHVYCKRKESERDTHSNDSGAQIGIL
- the LOC103500336 gene encoding agamous-like MADS-box protein AGL15 isoform X4, whose translation is MGRGKIEIKRIENANSRQVTFSKRRAGLLKKAQELAILCDAEVAVIIFSNTGKLFEFSSSGMKHTLARYNKCVESSDATVDVHKVEKREHDEVDILREEITTLQMKQLQLLGKDLTGLGFKELQNLEQQLNEGLLLVKEKKLLMEQLEQSREQRAMLENETLRRQVNELRCLFPPVDCPLPAYLEYCSLEQKNIGIRSPDMACNSEIERGDSDTTLHLGLPSHVYCKRKESERDTHSNDSGAQIGIL
- the LOC103500336 gene encoding agamous-like MADS-box protein AGL15 isoform X3, whose amino-acid sequence is MGRGKIEIKRIENANSRQVTFSKRRAGLLKKAQELAILCDAEVAVIIFSNTGKLFEFSSSGMKHTLARYNKCVESSDATVDVHKVEKREHDEVDILREEITTLQMKQLQLLGKDLTGLGFKELQNLEQQLNEGLLLVKEKKEQLLMEQLEQSREQRAMLENETLRRQVNELRCLFPPVDCPLPAYLEYCSLEQKNIGIRSPDMACNSEIERGDSDTTLHLGLPSHVYCKRKESERDTHSNDSGAQIGIL
- the LOC103500336 gene encoding agamous-like MADS-box protein AGL15 isoform X2, whose protein sequence is MGRGKIEIKRIENANSRQVTFSKRRAGLLKKAQELAILCDAEVAVIIFSNTGKLFEFSSSGMKHTLARYNKCVESSDATVDVHKVEKREHDEVDILREEITTLQMKQLQLLGKDLTGLGFKELQNLEQQLNEGLLLVKEKKLLMEQLEQSRVQEQRAMLENETLRRQVNELRCLFPPVDCPLPAYLEYCSLEQKNIGIRSPDMACNSEIERGDSDTTLHLGLPSHVYCKRKESERDTHSNDSGAQIGIL